From Pirellulales bacterium, a single genomic window includes:
- a CDS encoding sugar phosphate isomerase/epimerase family protein gives MTYISRLARRDLLKSTAVAVLFSGGISALPIRVQAEEAKKSHLKLALKYSMIGGDAPIDEKIALIKRIGYDGVEIDSPSNLNLDDLNAACKKHGIAVHGTIDSIHWDKTLSHPDETVRAQGLKGLLTAIEDCHKVGGTTALLVPGVVNKDVTYEQCYERSQAEIKKAIPLADKLGVKIAIEVVWNNFITKPEQLVQYVDDFGTDTVGAYFDCSNMLKYGVPAAEWIRKLDKRMLKFDFKGYNADTQKWVEIGQGTEDWPEVLKALDEIGYTGWATSEVGGGDEAHLTKVYQQMQKVLTK, from the coding sequence ATGACGTACATTTCCCGCTTGGCCCGTCGCGATCTCCTCAAATCCACCGCGGTCGCGGTACTCTTTAGTGGAGGGATTTCAGCATTGCCAATCCGTGTCCAGGCGGAGGAAGCGAAAAAGTCGCACCTGAAACTCGCGCTCAAATACAGCATGATCGGCGGCGACGCCCCTATTGACGAAAAAATCGCCCTGATCAAGCGGATAGGCTATGACGGGGTGGAAATCGACAGCCCCAGCAACCTCAACCTGGATGATCTAAACGCCGCGTGCAAAAAACATGGGATTGCCGTGCATGGGACGATCGATTCGATCCATTGGGATAAAACGCTGTCCCATCCAGACGAAACCGTCCGTGCCCAGGGGTTAAAAGGGTTGCTCACCGCGATCGAGGATTGCCACAAGGTCGGCGGGACGACGGCGCTCTTGGTTCCCGGCGTGGTGAATAAAGATGTCACGTATGAACAATGCTACGAACGCTCGCAGGCGGAGATCAAAAAGGCGATTCCCCTGGCGGACAAGCTGGGCGTCAAAATCGCCATTGAGGTCGTCTGGAATAATTTCATCACCAAGCCGGAGCAGCTTGTCCAATATGTGGACGACTTTGGCACGGACACCGTCGGCGCGTACTTTGATTGCAGCAATATGCTCAAGTATGGCGTCCCCGCCGCGGAATGGATTCGCAAGCTGGACAAGCGGATGCTCAAGTTTGATTTCAAGGGATACAACGCCGACACGCAAAAATGGGTCGAGATCGGCCAAGGGACCGAGGATTGGCCCGAGGTGCTCAAGGCCCTGGACGAGATCGGCTACACCGGCTGGGCGACATCCGAAGTCGGCGGCGGCGACGAGGCCCACCTGACCAAGGTCTATCAGCAAATGCAAAAAGTGCTGACGAAGTAA
- a CDS encoding TlpA disulfide reductase family protein produces the protein MKRSIWVVGHSGPRVSLGLAVAVSLTFVFTSAALRAAEDSPPAAQAQQEKPASEDPAAKGGFDPFNVPNVMGEELRGYFEKLSAWQPAFDPAARRDKELQMKLRDEYLRSRKNLVAVADKLLAEKPEEAVRIQVTQAKWMSLRLLSNFEDSYTAPYEKLTQELMTDSNPELAQMAQRMHLMNRISGLVEETSKESPQQVYADVMKLANASKEVNPETLGLLDNTAYIMEMIGQYPLATEIHNWVIKAAQQQPSPQLEQAKGQSEKALKRIGLIGQPLDLKGHLLDGSEIDLSNYKGKVVLVDFWATWCGPCIAELPNVQENYKKYHDEGFEVIGISLDETVEPLVEFIKEKNLPWSQIFSKDESTRGFSDPRVDQFGVNGIPATFLVGKDGKIVHVNVRGHRLGKLLEEMLGPQK, from the coding sequence ATGAAGCGATCAATTTGGGTTGTGGGGCATTCCGGACCGCGGGTAAGCTTGGGCCTGGCTGTGGCCGTGTCGCTCACGTTTGTTTTCACCTCCGCAGCTTTGCGGGCAGCGGAAGATTCCCCTCCCGCGGCGCAAGCCCAGCAGGAAAAGCCCGCCAGCGAAGATCCCGCCGCCAAAGGCGGATTTGATCCCTTTAATGTTCCCAACGTCATGGGGGAGGAACTGCGCGGCTACTTTGAAAAGCTGAGCGCCTGGCAACCGGCGTTTGACCCCGCCGCCCGCCGCGATAAAGAATTACAAATGAAACTGCGGGACGAATATCTTCGCTCGCGCAAAAATCTGGTGGCAGTCGCGGATAAACTGTTGGCCGAAAAGCCCGAGGAAGCTGTGCGCATCCAGGTCACCCAGGCCAAATGGATGTCGCTGCGGCTGCTCAGTAACTTTGAAGACTCGTACACCGCCCCTTATGAAAAGCTGACCCAGGAATTAATGACCGATTCCAATCCCGAGTTAGCCCAAATGGCGCAGCGGATGCACTTGATGAATCGGATTTCCGGTTTGGTCGAGGAAACATCCAAGGAATCACCCCAGCAAGTTTACGCCGACGTGATGAAGCTGGCCAACGCCAGCAAAGAAGTCAATCCAGAAACACTGGGCCTGCTGGACAACACCGCATATATCATGGAAATGATCGGCCAATATCCCCTGGCCACGGAAATTCATAACTGGGTGATCAAGGCGGCCCAACAACAACCCAGCCCGCAATTAGAACAAGCCAAGGGACAATCGGAAAAAGCGCTCAAACGCATTGGCCTGATCGGTCAACCGCTGGACCTCAAGGGACACTTGCTGGACGGGAGCGAGATTGATCTAAGCAACTACAAAGGCAAAGTCGTGTTGGTCGATTTTTGGGCCACGTGGTGCGGCCCGTGCATTGCGGAGTTGCCCAATGTCCAGGAAAACTACAAAAAGTACCATGACGAGGGGTTTGAGGTGATCGGGATCAGCCTGGACGAAACGGTGGAACCATTGGTCGAATTTATCAAGGAAAAGAACCTCCCCTGGTCGCAAATTTTTAGCAAGGACGAGTCCACCCGCGGCTTTAGCGATCCCCGTGTGGATCAATTTGGCGTGAACGGCATCCCGGCCACGTTCCTCGTGGGCAAGGATGGCAAGATCGTCCATGTCAACGTGCGCGGTCATCGCCTGGGCAAATTGCTCGAGGAAATGCTGGGCCCGCAAAAGTAA
- the ptsP gene encoding phosphoenolpyruvate--protein phosphotransferase, which produces MKGISVSPGVVVGAAYCIHEIFVNPETRKLEPNEVLPELQRYENARKSTANDLQAMRQKVAAQVGQQEAAIFQTHQSILRDPAFTAKIRHYIVEQRLTSAAALERVLADYSLLFTKTKDDYLRQRLDDVRDVIIRLSSYLSEVLRPVEHAEHGPLIIVADELLPSHVVTLGNREVAGIVTQSGGQTSHAAILARSRGIPAVAGVRNILKQVKNGDTLVIDGREGDILINPDPETEKAYRKLEREFFHLKDHLAENRDAVAITADGVLLDLLANINNPADAAAATAMGASGVGLYRTEYLFLSHHDVPDEEEQYATYKKVIAASPQRRVTIRTLDLGGDKTTPYLGSKKEANPFMGWRSIRLSFEHPEFFAAQLRAILRAAAGKGVRVQIMFPMITTLEEVRKVRSLLLKAQRKLHDEGKPYEPVPLGIMIEVPAAAVCIDNLLEVVDFVSIGSNDLVQYLMAADRDNPRVSHLCQPLSPAVLRVLQGIIAVCNQANKPVTLCGEMAGAPRAFLLLLGMGLRSFSMSPAFIPTIKELAAKVTIEQARESLLHALRLKTTSAVQKHMGDFVASIAPDLKLLDTG; this is translated from the coding sequence ATGAAAGGGATTAGCGTATCGCCGGGCGTCGTCGTGGGTGCGGCCTACTGTATTCACGAAATCTTTGTTAATCCCGAAACACGCAAATTGGAACCCAACGAGGTTCTGCCCGAACTGCAGCGCTACGAAAACGCCCGTAAATCGACCGCGAACGACTTGCAGGCCATGCGACAAAAGGTCGCCGCGCAGGTGGGCCAGCAAGAAGCGGCGATCTTTCAGACGCACCAATCGATTCTGCGGGATCCCGCCTTTACGGCCAAAATCCGCCATTATATCGTCGAACAGCGGCTGACCAGCGCGGCCGCGCTCGAACGGGTGCTAGCGGATTACTCCTTGCTCTTTACCAAGACCAAAGATGACTACCTGCGGCAGCGGCTGGACGATGTGCGGGATGTCATCATCCGCCTGAGTAGCTACCTCAGCGAAGTGCTGCGCCCGGTCGAACATGCCGAGCATGGGCCATTGATTATTGTTGCGGATGAACTGCTCCCCAGCCACGTGGTGACGCTGGGTAACCGCGAAGTGGCGGGAATTGTCACGCAAAGCGGGGGCCAGACCAGCCACGCCGCCATTTTGGCCCGCAGCCGGGGGATTCCCGCCGTGGCCGGGGTGCGCAATATCCTCAAACAAGTAAAAAACGGCGACACGCTGGTGATTGATGGGCGGGAGGGGGACATTCTGATCAATCCCGATCCCGAGACAGAAAAAGCATACCGCAAGCTGGAGCGGGAGTTTTTTCACTTAAAAGACCACCTAGCCGAAAACCGGGACGCCGTGGCGATCACCGCCGACGGCGTCCTGCTGGATTTGCTGGCAAATATCAACAATCCCGCCGATGCCGCCGCCGCCACCGCTATGGGGGCCTCGGGCGTGGGGCTGTACCGGACCGAGTATCTGTTTTTGTCCCACCATGATGTGCCCGACGAAGAGGAACAATACGCGACTTATAAAAAAGTGATCGCCGCCAGTCCCCAGCGGCGGGTCACCATCCGCACCTTGGACCTGGGGGGTGATAAAACCACGCCGTATCTGGGCAGCAAAAAAGAAGCCAACCCGTTCATGGGCTGGCGGTCGATTCGGCTGTCGTTTGAACATCCCGAGTTTTTTGCAGCGCAGTTGCGGGCGATCCTGCGGGCGGCAGCGGGCAAAGGGGTCCGCGTGCAGATCATGTTTCCCATGATTACCACGCTGGAGGAAGTACGCAAGGTCCGCAGTTTATTGCTCAAGGCCCAGCGTAAACTGCATGACGAGGGAAAACCGTACGAACCCGTCCCCCTGGGGATCATGATCGAAGTGCCGGCGGCGGCGGTCTGTATCGATAATTTACTCGAGGTGGTCGACTTTGTGTCGATTGGTTCCAACGATCTGGTGCAATACCTGATGGCCGCCGACAGGGACAACCCCCGCGTCAGCCACCTGTGCCAGCCCCTCAGTCCCGCCGTGCTACGGGTCCTGCAGGGAATCATTGCCGTCTGCAACCAGGCCAATAAACCCGTGACGCTCTGCGGGGAAATGGCCGGCGCGCCGCGGGCGTTTCTATTGTTACTCGGCATGGGGCTGCGCAGTTTTTCCATGAGTCCGGCGTTTATTCCCACAATTAAGGAACTGGCGGCCAAGGTAACGATCGAACAAGCCCGCGAGTCGCTGCTGCACGCCCTTCGGTTAAAGACCACCAGCGCTGTGCAAAAGCACATGGGGGACTTTGTGGCTAGCATCGCCCCGGATTTGAAATTGCTGGATACGGGGTGA
- a CDS encoding DUF1559 domain-containing protein, with product MKSPYARQRGFTLVELLVVIGIIGILVALLLPAIQMAREAARRTQCKNNLRQIALGLNNYLSTRKKFPPGQKIFHETLEDRNLRFAWSTFMLGYIEEDTVYKKLDLKKGITHPANLELGRQKVNVYLCPSTNIIDRTREADGFLKRDLDVPQDGNDDPNQGGGLACIDYGGVGGPTSQDAKDLKGQSYGENRGILCNIDIKKNPKSAIEVAPRMITDGMTKTMCLAECTGRGLGDPGRKVTTNLRLDGAWASGDNTFRVGETPVNTAHGNSYLAGGNQWTNEDIVSDHVSGAHIAMCDASVHYLNAETALNVIWYLASRNGDETIPSGWE from the coding sequence ATGAAGTCACCTTACGCGCGGCAGCGCGGATTTACTCTAGTGGAATTACTGGTCGTCATCGGAATCATTGGGATTCTGGTGGCGCTCTTGCTACCCGCCATCCAAATGGCGCGCGAGGCCGCCCGCCGTACGCAGTGCAAAAACAATCTGCGGCAAATCGCGCTGGGCCTGAACAACTATCTTTCCACGCGCAAAAAGTTTCCCCCCGGGCAAAAGATTTTTCACGAAACATTAGAAGATCGCAATCTGCGTTTCGCCTGGTCCACCTTTATGCTGGGATATATAGAGGAAGACACCGTTTATAAAAAATTGGACCTCAAGAAAGGGATCACCCATCCGGCCAATCTAGAACTAGGTCGGCAAAAGGTAAACGTCTATCTGTGCCCCAGCACCAATATTATTGATCGGACACGGGAAGCGGATGGTTTTCTTAAGCGGGACTTGGATGTTCCGCAGGATGGCAATGACGACCCCAACCAGGGAGGGGGCCTGGCCTGTATTGATTATGGTGGCGTCGGCGGTCCGACCAGCCAGGACGCCAAGGACCTCAAGGGTCAATCTTATGGCGAAAATCGCGGTATTTTGTGCAATATTGACATCAAAAAGAATCCCAAATCCGCCATCGAGGTCGCCCCACGCATGATTACGGACGGCATGACCAAAACCATGTGCCTGGCCGAATGCACCGGCCGCGGACTGGGTGATCCCGGACGCAAGGTTACCACCAATCTGCGCCTGGATGGCGCCTGGGCTAGCGGCGATAACACCTTTCGCGTGGGAGAGACCCCAGTGAATACGGCCCATGGCAATAGTTACTTGGCGGGGGGCAATCAATGGACGAACGAGGATATCGTGTCGGATCATGTCAGCGGGGCGCACATCGCCATGTGCGACGCGTCAGTCCATTATCTCAATGCCGAGACCGCGCTGAATGTCATTTGGTATTTGGCCTCGCGCAATGGGGACGAGACGATCCCCAGCGGCTGGGAATAA
- a CDS encoding rhodanese-like domain-containing protein, with amino-acid sequence MSDLPLEIDVHTLRQMRQGGQDLVILDVREPDEYATASIAGSILIPLGELPNRVAELEPHRHRPIIVHCHHGGRSMRATKWLREQGYAQAQNLAGGIEDWSLQVDPSVPRY; translated from the coding sequence ATGTCCGATTTACCGCTAGAAATTGACGTGCATACCTTGCGCCAGATGCGGCAGGGGGGGCAGGATTTGGTGATTTTGGATGTGCGCGAGCCGGACGAGTACGCCACGGCCAGCATCGCCGGATCGATCTTGATCCCGTTGGGGGAATTGCCCAACCGGGTCGCGGAGCTGGAGCCGCACCGCCACCGGCCGATCATTGTCCATTGCCACCACGGCGGACGGAGTATGCGGGCGACCAAATGGCTGCGGGAACAGGGATACGCGCAAGCGCAAAATCTGGCTGGCGGAATTGAGGACTGGTCGCTGCAAGTCGATCCGTCTGTGCCGCGGTATTAG
- a CDS encoding VOC family protein codes for MASTIRTCLWFRDGRGREAAEFYCSLIPESRVETVFVGDNGYGTFSVIDFSLGGVPYQILDAGPMFTLTEAVSISVATVDQAETDRLWGALTTNGGEVSACGWLKDRYGVSWQIYPRRLSELTMNADKNVSAKAMAEMMKQTKIDIAAIEAAVRG; via the coding sequence ATGGCCAGCACGATTCGCACCTGCTTGTGGTTCCGCGATGGGCGGGGGCGCGAGGCCGCGGAATTCTACTGCTCTTTGATCCCGGAAAGCCGCGTCGAGACGGTTTTTGTCGGTGATAACGGGTATGGCACTTTCTCGGTCATCGACTTTTCGCTGGGCGGGGTCCCCTATCAGATCCTCGATGCCGGGCCGATGTTCACATTGACCGAAGCGGTCTCTATTTCGGTCGCGACGGTCGACCAGGCCGAGACCGATCGGCTGTGGGGGGCCTTGACCACCAATGGGGGAGAGGTCAGCGCCTGCGGCTGGCTCAAGGACCGCTACGGCGTGTCATGGCAGATTTACCCGCGACGGCTTTCGGAATTGACGATGAACGCCGACAAAAATGTGTCGGCCAAGGCGATGGCGGAGATGATGAAACAGACGAAAATCGACATCGCCGCAATTGAAGCGGCGGTGCGTGGTTGA
- a CDS encoding mechanosensitive ion channel, which yields MDAITLLFAQKSDTLLTPLQDALQKTMGQLADYIPNVTRFVIVLALGSLISWALSRLARFVGEKLELQTVMERSGLAESMREVGIKQTIPQILGLVVFWVFFVLTCLVAFNHILPQFDVTIQKILDYIPRLLFAVLLLVLGLLLAKFMHGLIATSADRLGLNYADTLANVCYFALVIVLLNSVITQLGIEIKLLENLILIAFTGLMLGLGLAVGLGGKDVIGGILAGYYVRQRLQSGDRVTVGDIQGIVREVGPVSTILDVGQGAAQQQRIIPNTKMLHEAVR from the coding sequence ATGGATGCCATCACCCTCCTCTTCGCCCAAAAATCCGACACGCTACTCACCCCCCTGCAGGACGCCCTACAAAAAACAATGGGCCAACTGGCCGATTACATCCCCAATGTTACGCGGTTTGTAATCGTGCTGGCCCTGGGGAGCTTGATCTCTTGGGCGTTATCCCGCCTCGCCCGATTTGTGGGGGAAAAACTAGAACTGCAAACCGTCATGGAACGGAGCGGCCTGGCGGAATCGATGCGCGAAGTCGGTATCAAACAGACCATCCCGCAAATTTTGGGACTGGTTGTGTTTTGGGTCTTCTTTGTCTTAACCTGTCTGGTGGCGTTCAATCACATTTTGCCGCAGTTTGACGTCACCATCCAAAAGATTCTGGACTATATCCCGCGACTATTATTCGCGGTGCTGCTATTGGTCCTGGGGTTGCTGCTGGCCAAGTTCATGCACGGCCTCATCGCCACCAGCGCCGACCGACTGGGCCTGAATTACGCCGACACCCTGGCCAATGTCTGCTACTTTGCCCTGGTTATCGTGCTGCTTAACTCCGTCATCACCCAATTGGGGATCGAGATCAAACTACTGGAAAATTTGATTTTGATCGCCTTTACCGGTTTGATGCTGGGCCTAGGCCTGGCCGTGGGCCTGGGGGGAAAAGATGTCATCGGGGGGATCCTCGCCGGATATTATGTGCGCCAGCGGTTGCAATCCGGCGACCGCGTGACCGTGGGAGACATCCAAGGAATCGTGCGTGAAGTTGGCCCCGTCAGCACGATCCTGGACGTTGGCCAAGGGGCCGCGCAACAACAGCGCATTATCCCCAACACCAAAATGCTGCACGAGGCGGTACGGTGA
- a CDS encoding RNA polymerase sigma factor has protein sequence MVATTDGAAQPDWTTQTDEQLAALAAREESAGPAFNELLRRFQPRVWSTCYRLMSHSEDAADAAQEVCLRLFLQRQRFAGRSRYSTWVYGVAVRTCLFLRRGRGRRRKRETIADSEAVWSGATEREGAAAGTRLDLEQMLAILDEEDRAILVMKYAEGHSHEELAEIFELSESATKMRISRAREKLKQRFGVDME, from the coding sequence ATGGTGGCGACCACGGATGGGGCGGCACAGCCAGATTGGACGACGCAGACTGATGAGCAGTTGGCGGCCCTGGCCGCGCGCGAGGAATCCGCTGGGCCGGCGTTCAATGAATTGTTGCGCCGCTTTCAACCCCGCGTCTGGAGCACCTGTTATCGCCTGATGTCGCATAGCGAGGACGCCGCGGACGCCGCGCAAGAAGTCTGCCTGCGGCTGTTTTTGCAGCGGCAACGGTTTGCCGGGCGTTCACGGTACTCCACCTGGGTCTACGGGGTGGCGGTGCGGACGTGCCTATTTTTGCGGCGGGGACGGGGCCGTCGTCGCAAGCGCGAGACGATTGCCGATAGCGAGGCGGTTTGGTCCGGCGCGACTGAGCGGGAAGGGGCGGCAGCCGGAACGCGACTGGATTTAGAACAAATGCTGGCCATCCTGGACGAGGAGGACCGCGCGATTTTGGTCATGAAATACGCCGAGGGGCACAGTCATGAAGAACTGGCGGAGATCTTTGAACTTTCCGAAAGCGCGACCAAGATGCGCATCAGCCGCGCGCGGGAAAAGCTAAAGCAGCGGTTTGGCGTCGATATGGAGTAA
- a CDS encoding PhoH family protein, with protein sequence MNTQSISVLDSKILLTLFGPRDQYLRNIRKALGVTITAREDRIHIEGEAAAVAQATAVLEQLKSLAERRGQLDSHEVAAALSAVTGKTNEHDHAPIQGLSASRQVRPRTPGQAAYVQAIQEHDLVFCVGPAGSGKTYLAVATAVSAFRREQVRKIVLVRPAVEAGESLGYLPGDLQAKINPYLRPLLDALRELLDYDLVKRLSEQDVIEMVPLAYMRGRTLNDAFIILDEAQNTTISQMKMFLTRMGNNSKIVVSGDTTQIDLPPHTPSGLIDALGRLRGLPGVAEIRLEKTDIVRHKLVQAIVEAYAEDDAQLHQTVRRRKA encoded by the coding sequence ATGAACACCCAATCCATCTCCGTTCTCGATTCTAAAATCCTGCTCACGCTCTTTGGGCCGCGGGATCAGTATTTGCGTAACATCCGCAAAGCCCTGGGCGTAACCATTACCGCCCGCGAGGATCGAATTCATATTGAGGGAGAGGCCGCGGCGGTCGCCCAGGCGACGGCGGTGCTAGAGCAGCTAAAAAGTCTGGCGGAGCGGCGGGGGCAACTGGATTCGCACGAAGTGGCGGCGGCGTTATCCGCGGTCACGGGCAAGACCAACGAGCATGATCACGCCCCGATCCAGGGGTTATCGGCCAGTCGGCAGGTGCGTCCCCGCACGCCCGGCCAGGCGGCGTATGTGCAGGCGATTCAGGAGCATGATTTGGTGTTTTGCGTCGGTCCGGCGGGATCGGGCAAGACCTATCTGGCAGTGGCGACGGCGGTTTCCGCGTTTCGCCGCGAACAAGTCCGCAAGATTGTCCTGGTCCGCCCCGCAGTCGAGGCGGGGGAGTCGTTGGGCTATCTGCCCGGGGATTTGCAGGCCAAGATTAATCCTTATTTGCGGCCGCTATTGGACGCCCTGCGAGAACTTTTGGATTATGACCTGGTCAAGCGGTTAAGCGAACAAGATGTGATCGAAATGGTCCCCCTGGCCTACATGCGGGGGCGCACGCTCAATGACGCGTTTATTATTCTGGACGAAGCGCAAAACACCACGATCTCGCAGATGAAAATGTTTTTAACTCGGATGGGAAATAACTCCAAAATTGTGGTTTCCGGCGACACCACACAGATTGACTTGCCGCCGCATACGCCCTCGGGCTTGATCGACGCCCTGGGTCGCTTGCGGGGGTTGCCGGGCGTGGCGGAAATACGCCTGGAAAAGACTGACATTGTGCGACATAAACTGGTCCAGGCCATCGTCGAGGCCTACGCGGAGGATGACGCCCAACTGCATCAGACGGTTCGACGCCGCAAAGCGTGA
- a CDS encoding linear amide C-N hydrolase — protein MPRYAIICLFVLGAALVATPAYPCSRYLSNNIKLGVFAARTMDWPGTTEPTLWVFPRGVMRDGGKLGDEVVVKENAVKWTSKYSSMVTSIWNLGAADGVNEKGLAGHMLHFTPADFGERDVNKPGVNAVILLQYMLDNAADVKEALQLLKDIQPVMCKARGEKATVHWAIEDASGDSAIIEYVKGKVEIHHSKDYRVMTNEPAYGEQLRLLKEQDFSKPSSDTPLPGNVRSVHRFQRASYFGAVLPEPKNEREAIANVLSVIRNVSVPFGAPYGGFGVYNTEYRTAINVTKGRYFFELTTSPNVMWADLTKFKLDAGSPVMSLNPDDIELSGDVSGKFKKVDKSPF, from the coding sequence ATGCCTCGTTACGCGATCATCTGCCTATTCGTTCTGGGTGCCGCGCTGGTGGCGACCCCGGCCTACCCGTGTTCGCGATATCTGTCGAACAATATCAAGCTCGGGGTGTTCGCCGCCCGCACCATGGACTGGCCGGGTACAACCGAGCCGACCCTTTGGGTGTTCCCCCGCGGGGTGATGCGAGACGGCGGCAAGTTGGGCGATGAGGTCGTCGTGAAGGAGAACGCGGTCAAGTGGACGTCCAAGTACAGCAGTATGGTTACCTCCATCTGGAATCTCGGGGCGGCCGATGGGGTGAACGAGAAGGGGTTGGCCGGCCACATGCTCCACTTCACTCCCGCCGACTTCGGTGAGCGAGACGTCAACAAGCCCGGCGTGAACGCGGTGATTCTGCTCCAGTACATGCTCGACAACGCGGCCGACGTGAAGGAGGCCCTCCAACTGCTCAAGGACATCCAGCCGGTGATGTGCAAGGCTCGCGGCGAGAAAGCCACCGTCCACTGGGCTATCGAGGACGCGTCCGGCGATTCAGCCATCATCGAGTACGTGAAGGGGAAGGTCGAGATTCACCACAGCAAGGATTACCGGGTGATGACCAACGAGCCAGCGTACGGCGAACAACTCCGGCTGCTGAAGGAGCAGGACTTCTCCAAGCCGAGCAGCGACACCCCCTTGCCGGGGAACGTGCGGTCGGTCCACCGCTTCCAACGGGCATCGTACTTCGGTGCGGTCCTCCCTGAGCCGAAGAACGAGCGGGAGGCGATCGCCAACGTGCTGTCGGTGATCCGGAACGTGTCCGTCCCGTTCGGGGCTCCGTACGGCGGGTTCGGCGTGTACAACACCGAGTACCGGACGGCCATCAACGTGACCAAGGGCCGCTACTTCTTCGAACTCACCACCAGCCCGAACGTGATGTGGGCCGACCTGACCAAGTTCAAGCTCGACGCCGGCTCCCCAGTGATGTCCCTGAATCCGGATGACATTGAGTTGTCCGGGGACGTGAGCGGCAAGTTTAAGAAAGTGGACAAGTCCCCGTTCTGA